A single region of the Brassica rapa cultivar Chiifu-401-42 chromosome A03, CAAS_Brap_v3.01, whole genome shotgun sequence genome encodes:
- the LOC103862662 gene encoding uncharacterized protein LOC103862662 translates to MVDLFGDRGIIDLGIKREATIEEVCLGNRRRRRHRTELLNDIEVELASVKEKLREDVEDVNLWQWRSGFKSRFLTQETWLMIRKTYVCCNWAKGVWFAMATPKFAFMSWLAMLDRLSTMDRVAIWNQGVDSICVLCKMAMESRNHLFFECSYSSQVWEYLTLGILRSSYSNVWSIIVPLICDGSRERMRSFCIRYALQSAIYAIWRERNRIRHGEKAMPIAILKKTIDKGIRNKLSLIKKDRRKGSHMM, encoded by the exons ATGGTTGATCTATTTGGAGATAGAGGAATAATAGATTTGGGAATTAAGAGAGAAGCTACAATTGAAGAAGTCTGTTTGGgtaatagaagaagaagaaggcatcGAACTGAGCTTCTTAATGACATTGAAGTGGAGTTGGCTAGCGTGAAAGAGAAACTAAGAGAGGATGTGGAGGATGTAAATCTTTGGCAATGGAGGTCGGGTTTCAAATCAAGATTCTTAACTCAGGAGACGTGGTTGATGATACGTAAAACTTATGTATGCTGTAACTGGGCTAAAGGAGTTTGGTTTGCTATGGCTACACCAAAGTTCGCGTTTATGTCTTGGCTGGCTATGCTGGACAGACTCTCCACCATGGACAGGGTTGCTATATGGAATCAAGGAGTGGATTCTATTTGTGTCCTCTGTAAAATGGCAATGGAGTCCAGAAATCATTTATTCTTTGAATGTTCCTATTCTTCACAAGTTTGGGAATATCTTACTCTTGGAATTCTGAGAAGCTCATACTCCAATGTCTGGTCCATTATTGTGCCTCTTATATGTGATGGTAGCAGAGAGAGGATGAGGTCTTTCTGCATCAGATATGCTTTGCAATCAGCTATCTATGCAATCTGGCGAGAAAGGAACAGAATAAGACATGGGGAAAAGGCTATGCCTATAGCTATATTGAAGAAGACCATTGATAAGGGTATAAGAAACAAGCTGAGTTTGATTAAGAAGGATAGGAGGAAGG GATCACACATGATGTAA
- the LOC103862405 gene encoding CMP-sialic acid transporter 4 isoform X1 has protein sequence MEYRKIKDEDDDHDVASDLESLKGKPHTVASSNIALVGPGSNERTNWKRKGVVTCALTILTSSQAILIVWSKRAGKYEYSVTTANFLVETLKCALSLLALTRIWKNEGVTDDNRLSTTYDEVKVFPIPAALYLFKNLLQYYIFAYVDAPGYQILKNLNIISTGVLYRIILKKKLSEIQWAGFILLCCGCTTAQLNSNSDRVLQTSLPGWIMAIVMALLSGFAGVYTEAIIKKRPSRNINVQNFWLYVFGMAFNAVAIVIQDFDAVANKGFFHGYSFITVLMILNHALSGIAVSMVMKYADNIVKVYSTSVAMLLTAVVSVFLFNFHLSLAFFLGSTVVSVSVYLHSAGKLR, from the exons ATGGAGTACCGGAAAATCAAAGACGAGGATGATGATCACGACGTGGCTTCGGATCTCGAGAGTTTGAAGGGCAAACCTCACACcg TTGCTTCGAGTAACATTGCTCTGGTTGGTCCTGGATCGAACGAAAGAACCAACTGGAAACGAAA GGGTGTAGTAACATGTGCACTGACGATCCTCACGAGCTCCCAAGCTATACTCATCGTTTGGTCTAAACGAGCTGGCAAGTATGAGTACAGTGTTACCACCGCCAACTTCTTG GTTGAGACTCTCAAGTGTGCGTTGTCTCTTCTTGCGTTGACAAGAATATGGAAGAACGAAGGTGTTACTGACGATAATAGGTTAAGCACAACGTATGACGAAGTTAAAGTGTTTCCCATTCCTGCTGCTTTGTATCTTTTCAAGAATCTCTTAcag TACTATATTTTTGCATACGTTGACGCTCCAGGCTATCAGATATTGAAGAACCTGAACATCATAAGTACTGGTGTCTTGTACAGAATTATTCTGAAGAAAAA GTTGAGCGAGATTCAGTGGGCGGGCTTCATCCTATTGTGTTGTGGCTGCACCACTGCTCAGTTGAATTCAAA TTCTGATCGTGTACTTCAGACATCTCTTCCCGGCTGGATTATGGCAATT GTTATGGCTCTTTTAAGTGGTTTCGCTGGAGTGTACACAGAG GCTATAATAAAAAAGAGGCCATCAAGGAATATAAATGTACAGAACTTCTGGCTATACGTCTTTGGGATGGCTTTCAATGCTGTTGCTATTGTCATCCAAGATTTCGATGCCGTTGCTAATAA agGATTCTTCCATGGTTACTCATTTATCACAGTACTCATGATTCTCAACCATGCTCTCAG TGGTATTGCTGTGTCAATGGTGATGAAATATGCAGACAATATTGTCaag GTTTATTCGACATCAGTGGCAATGCTTCTCACCGCGGTTGTCTCTGTATTCCTATTCAATTTTCATCTTTCACTAGCTTTCTTCCTTGGTTCAAC GGTCGTCTCTGTTTCAGTATATTTGCATTCAGCTGGGAAGCTACGATGA
- the LOC103862405 gene encoding CMP-sialic acid transporter 4 isoform X2: protein MEYRKIKDEDDDHDVASDLESLKGKPHTVASSNIALVGPGSNERTNWKRKGVVTCALTILTSSQAILIVWSKRAGKYEYSVTTANFLVETLKCALSLLALTRIWKNEGVTDDNRLSTTYDEVKVFPIPAALYLFKNLLQYYIFAYVDAPGYQILKNLNIISTGVLYRIILKKNSDRVLQTSLPGWIMAIVMALLSGFAGVYTEAIIKKRPSRNINVQNFWLYVFGMAFNAVAIVIQDFDAVANKGFFHGYSFITVLMILNHALSGIAVSMVMKYADNIVKVYSTSVAMLLTAVVSVFLFNFHLSLAFFLGSTVVSVSVYLHSAGKLR, encoded by the exons ATGGAGTACCGGAAAATCAAAGACGAGGATGATGATCACGACGTGGCTTCGGATCTCGAGAGTTTGAAGGGCAAACCTCACACcg TTGCTTCGAGTAACATTGCTCTGGTTGGTCCTGGATCGAACGAAAGAACCAACTGGAAACGAAA GGGTGTAGTAACATGTGCACTGACGATCCTCACGAGCTCCCAAGCTATACTCATCGTTTGGTCTAAACGAGCTGGCAAGTATGAGTACAGTGTTACCACCGCCAACTTCTTG GTTGAGACTCTCAAGTGTGCGTTGTCTCTTCTTGCGTTGACAAGAATATGGAAGAACGAAGGTGTTACTGACGATAATAGGTTAAGCACAACGTATGACGAAGTTAAAGTGTTTCCCATTCCTGCTGCTTTGTATCTTTTCAAGAATCTCTTAcag TACTATATTTTTGCATACGTTGACGCTCCAGGCTATCAGATATTGAAGAACCTGAACATCATAAGTACTGGTGTCTTGTACAGAATTATTCTGAAGAAAAA TTCTGATCGTGTACTTCAGACATCTCTTCCCGGCTGGATTATGGCAATT GTTATGGCTCTTTTAAGTGGTTTCGCTGGAGTGTACACAGAG GCTATAATAAAAAAGAGGCCATCAAGGAATATAAATGTACAGAACTTCTGGCTATACGTCTTTGGGATGGCTTTCAATGCTGTTGCTATTGTCATCCAAGATTTCGATGCCGTTGCTAATAA agGATTCTTCCATGGTTACTCATTTATCACAGTACTCATGATTCTCAACCATGCTCTCAG TGGTATTGCTGTGTCAATGGTGATGAAATATGCAGACAATATTGTCaag GTTTATTCGACATCAGTGGCAATGCTTCTCACCGCGGTTGTCTCTGTATTCCTATTCAATTTTCATCTTTCACTAGCTTTCTTCCTTGGTTCAAC GGTCGTCTCTGTTTCAGTATATTTGCATTCAGCTGGGAAGCTACGATGA
- the LOC103862400 gene encoding protein NLP2, with amino-acid sequence MEGGSGGGHGGFLPNSSFGAFSETATNMDFMDELFFDGCWLETTDGKSLKQTTPTNMNDNNNSFLYETERKFPQITPGSLKIEDLTDQPTDQVPSDHSAAMSSTQAEKFLLEETERGKRWWIAPRTRQGPSSSVKDRLVQAIKGLNEAVQDKDSLIQIWVPIQQEGKNFLTTLEQPHSFNPKHLSLKRYRDASVAYNFLADEDSKESVGLPGRVFLGKLPEWTPDVRFFRSEEYPRIKEAQKCDVRGSLALPVFERGSGICLGVVEIVRTTQKMNYKPELENICKALEAVNLRSSENLKSPRSEFLQVYNQFYHAALPEVSNFLASVCRSYDLPLALTWAPCARQEGRGGSRHSDENFSECVSTVDSACFVLDQQSYHFQVACSEHHLLQGEGIVGKAFRRTKLFFVPEVTTFSKTNYSLAHHAKISGLHAALAVPLKNKFNGSVEFVLEFFFPKLCLDTEAQQDMLKSLSVTLQNDFRSLNLVIDKELELEVVFPVRLELLFSEKPLPLEPFPLEEISPEDSSWISHMIKANEKGKGVSLSWEYQKEEPKEEFMLTSGWDNNNQIGLGHGHSSFDSASFGVGQSLLGSRRQGEKRRTKTEKTIGLEVLRQYFAGSLKDAAKNIGVCPTTLKRICRQHGITRWPSRKIKKVGHSLKKLQLVIDSVQGVQGSIQLDSFYTSFPELSSQNVSGTGTGTYFKNAQTENGVSAQGIASKSPPSSSCSHSSGSSTCCSTEANNTANTLTTLMAENAGEILKRARSEVKLHTMEETKPISRTRSHKTFSQHPLSLKAGGASKVKATFGEAKVRFTLLPTWGFRELRHEIARRFNIDNNNIATFDLKYLDDDKEWVLLTCEADLEECIDIYRSSQSRTIKISVHEASQLKLRGSFGSTGTGPSL; translated from the exons ATGGAAGGTGGTAGTGGTGGTGGACATGGCGGTTTCTTACCTAATTCTAGCTTTGGCGCATTCTCTGAGACGGCTACAAATATGGACTTCATGGACGAACTCTTCTTTGATGGATGTTGGCTTGAGACAACAGATGGTAAGAGCTTGAAGCAGACAACACCCACCAACATGAATGACAACAACAATTCTTTCCTTTATGAGACAGAGAGAAAGTTTCCTCAAATAACACCAGGTTCTCTCAAGATTGAAGATCTCACAGATCAACCTACGGATCAAGTACCTTCTGACCACTCTGCAGCTATGAGTTCTACACAAGCAGAGAAGTTTCTCCTTGAAGAAACTGAGAGAGGCAAAAGATGGTGGATTGCTCCAAGAACAAGGCAAGGCCCTTCTTCATCAGTGAAAGATAGACTAGTACAAGCTATCAAGGGTCTTAACGAGGCGGTTCAGGACAAAGACTCCCTTATACAGATATGGGTGCCAATCCAACAAGAAGGCAAGAACTTCCTCACCACTTTGGAGCAGCCACACTCTTTCAACCCAAAACACTTGAGTCTTAAAAGATACAGAGATGCCTCAGTGGCATACAACTTCCTGGCTGATGAGGATTCCAAGGAGTCAGTAGGTCTCCCTGGCCGTGTTTTCCTTGGGAAGTTACCTGAGTGGACACCTGATGTGCGGTTCTTCAGAAGTGAAGAGTATCCACGCATCAAAGAAGCTCAGAAGTGTGATGTTAGAGGATCATTAGCCCTTCCTGTGTTTGAAAGAGGTAGTGGGATTTGTCTAGGTGTTGTTGAGATTGTCAGAACAACTCAAAAGATGAATTACAAGCCAGAGCTTGAGAATATCTGTAAAGCTCTAGAG gCTGTTAATCTAAGAAGTTCAGAAAACTTGAAATCTCCAAGGAGTGAG TTTCTGCAGGTGTATAATCAGTTCTACCATGCTGCATTACCTGAGGTATCAAACTTTTTGGCATCAGTCTGCAGATCATATGATCTGCCTCTGGCTTTAACATGGGCACCGTGTGCTAGGCAAGAAGGCAGAGGTGGATCCAGACACTCTGATGAGAACTTCTCTGAGTGTGTTTCAACTGTAGATTCAGCTTGCTTTGTCCTTGACCAACAGAGTTATCATTTCCAAGTGGCGTGCTCTGAGCACCATCTTCTTCAAGGGGAAGGCATTGTGGGAAAAGCATTTAGACGAACCAAACTGTTCTTTGTCCCTGAAGTAACCACTTTTAGCAAAACCAACTACTCTCTTGCGCACCACGCTAAGATCTCTGGTCTGCATGCAGCTTTAGCTGTCCctttgaaaaacaaattcaacGGCTCTGTTGAGTTTGTGTTGGAGTTTTTCTTTCCAAAACTTTGTCTTGACACCGAAGCGCAACAAGACATGCTCAAGTCACTGTCTGTGACACTGCAGAATGATTTCAGGAGCTTGAATCTTGTCATTGATAAAGAGCTAGAGCTTGAAGTGGTGTTTCCTGTTAGATTGGAACTACTTTTCTCAGAGAAACCTTTGCCTCTGGAACCTTTTCCTTTGGAAGAGATCTCTCCAGAAGATTCCTCATGGATCTCTCACATGATAAAGGCTAATGAGAAGGGTAAAGGCGTGTCGCTTTCATGGGAGTATCAGAAAgaagagccaaaagaagagtTCATGCTGACATCtggttgggacaacaacaatcAGATTGGCCTTGGCCATGGCCACAGTAGTTTTGATTCAGCTTCCTTTGGTGTGGGACAATCATTGTTAGGAAGTAGAAGACAAGGTGAAAAGAGaagaacaaaaacagaaaagacAATTGGTTTAGAAGTTCTTAGACAGTACTTTGCTGGAAGCCTCAAAGATGCAGCCAAGAACATTGGTG TTTGTCCAACTACATTGAAAAGAATATGTAGACAACATGGGATAACAAGATGGCCTTCcagaaaaatcaagaaagtgGGACACTCGTTAAAGAAACTCCAACTTGTTATAGACTCTGTTCAAGGTGTTCAAGGCTCTATCCAACTTGATTCATTCTACACAAGTTTCCCAGAGTTAAGCTCCCAGAATGTATCTGGTACTGGTACTGGTACTTACTTCAAGAATGCTCAAACCGAGAACGGTGTTTCAGCTCAGGGGATTGCTTCAAAGTCACCACCATCATCTTCTTGTAGCCACAGCTCTGGTTCAAGCACATGCTGCTCAACTGAAGCTAACAATACTGCCAATACCTTAACCACTCTGATGGCTGAAAATGCTGGAGAAATCTTGAAGAGAGCTCGCAGCGAGGTGAAACTTCACACCATGGAGGAAACAAAGCCTATCTCTAGAACACGGAGCCACAAAACATTCAGTCAGCATCCTCTTAGCTTGAAAGCTGGAGGCGCCTCTAAAGTGAAAGCCACGTTCGGTGAGGCCAAAGTACGGTTTACTTTGCTCCCGACCTGGGGCTTCAGAGAGTTGCGTCACGAGATTGCTAGGCGTTTTAACatagataataataatattgcAACCTTTGATCTTAAGTACTTGGACGATGACAAGGAGTGGGTTCTTCTGACGTGTGAAGCGGATTTGGAGGAGTGTATAGACATTTATAGATCATCACAGAGCCGCACGATCAAGATCAGCGTTCATGAAGCTTCTCAACTCAAGCTGAGAGGCTCTTTTGGTAGTACTGGTACTGGTCCTTCGTTATAA
- the LOC103862401 gene encoding zinc finger protein ZAT3-like, translating to MTTNNSDSDPNFHTPLNPTSNAIIPFYRTPNLQLALSPSYDQSPRKKRTKTVALPSSSSPKPKPKYPRKPDPNAPKITRPCTECGKTFWSWKALFGHMRCHPERQWRGINPPPNHRGPTPASFSNQNQRSPNWVSLMTEEDHEVASYLLMLANSTPSSSSSGERFECGGCKKVFGSHQALGGHRASHKNVKGCFAITNVADDPMTVTTTPLTTPSDQDHQGKIVTFMGNHKCNICFRVFSSGQALGGHMRCHWEKEEETMVGGAFDLNVPATIQDISTSDTTGCSLDLRLGL from the coding sequence ATGACCACCAATAATTCCGATTCTGATCCCAATTTTCACACTCCACTTAACCCTACTTCCAACGCAATCATCCCTTTCTACCGTACTCCGAATCTCCAACTTGCTTTATCTCCAAGTTACGATCAGAGCCCTAGAAAGAAACGCACCAAAACGGTTGCATTACCCTCTAGTTCttcaccaaaaccaaaaccaaaatacCCTAGAAAGCCAGACCCTAATGCCCCCAAAATCACACGTCCATGTACCGAATGTGGCAAAACGTTTTGGTCATGGAAAGCTCTCTTTGGTCACATGAGATGTCACCCTGAGCGTCAATGGCGTGGCATCAACCCTCCTCCTAACCACCGTGGCCCCACCCCGGCTTCATTTTCAAACCAGAACCAGAGATCACCAAATTGGGTCTCCCTTATGACCGAGGAAGATCATGAAGTCGCTTCTTATCTCTTAATGCTGGCTAATTCCACACCGTCATCATCAAGTAGTGGTGAGCGGTTCGAGTGTGGAGGTTGCAAGAAAGTGTTTGGATCACATCAGGCTTTAGGAGGACATAGAGCTAGTCACAAGAACGTTAAAGGATGCTTCGCTATCACGAACGTGGCCGATGATCCTATGACGGTTACTACTACTCCACTGACTACTCCTAGTGATCAAGATCACCAGGGTAAGATCGTTACGTTTATGGGGAATCATAAGTGTAATATATGTTTTAGAGTATTCTCCAGTGGCCAGGCGTTAGGAGGTCACATGAGATGTCACTGGGAGAAAGAAGAGGAGACGATGGTCGGTGGTGCGTTCGATCTGAATGTTCCTGCAACAATACAGGATATTTCTACTTCGGACACAACAGGGTGTTCTTTAGATCTTAGGTTAGGGCTTTAA
- the LOC103862660 gene encoding uncharacterized protein LOC103862660: MTDLALPPDRVGSPEENIGVMEVQEVSVAQGVDRPGGSTKSSWVEVATDKKALKRYDVEVSTKDGVHTIEIPDEILENSTPLWEDFVVGKFLDLAPHVAKVHMVLNKIWRYGDPSTKVEVYEVNPTTMRFKVSSHKAREKILRRGMWNIVGVPMIVSKWSPKVEDEKQEEEAIPMWVHLEKVPLHMYSWEGLSFVTSPVGLPVKLHSETIACTNFEEAKVFVKVDVTKTLPKEITFSKEGKLFTVKYYYPWLPARCSFCDKWGHGESVCAKKGKEKKNKVGSCSPRQVEGSAVKGMSLDVHKVQQGGSSELEGGKLDVVNEIDDKEVSGSVERVTDGSEVNVNAWARVSPGKTGKVNNSGNKSSEVIQISASKYSVLDMNEEEEGEIIADEDEVGVGKDQLSECDLLEDEILDQQDKEKMKSGMKKGRGRGQKAKTQAVNTVKSIRSSRRIN; the protein is encoded by the coding sequence ATGACGGATCTGGCTCTTCCGCCGGATCGAGTGGGTTCACCGGAGGAAAATATAGGGGTAATGGAGGTTCAGGAGGTTAGTGTGGCTCAGGGTGTGGATCGGCCTGGAGGATCGACGAAATCGAGTTGGGTAGAAGTGGCGACGGATAAGAAAGCTTTGAAGAGGTATGATGTTGAGGTTTCAACTAAGGATGGAGTTCATACGATTGAAATTCCTGATGAGATTCTGGAAAACTCAACACCTTTGTGGGAAGATTTTGTAGTGGGGAAGTTTTTGGATCTTGCTCCTCATGTAGCTAAGGTCCATATGGTTCTAAACAAGATATGGCGCTATGGTGATCCATCTACAAAGGTTGAAGTTTATGAAGTGAATCCTACTACGATGCGGTTCAAGGTCTCAAGTCACAAAGCTAGAGAAAAGATCCTAAGGCGTGGAATGTGGAATATTGTAGGAGTACCGATGATTGTTTCGAAATGGTCTCCAAAAGTTGAGGATGAGAAGCAAGAGGAGGAAGCTATTCCGATGTGGGTTCATCTGGAGAAGGTTCCGCTTCATATGTACTCGTGGGAAGGTCTAAGTTTTGTTACAAGTCCAGTTGGGTTACCAGTGAAGCTTCACTCAGAAACTATTGCTTGTACGAACTTTGAAGAAGCGAAAGTGTTTGTTAAGGTAGATGTCACCAAAACTCTACCTAAAGAAATTACTTTCTCGAAGGAAGGCAAGTTGTTCACAGTAAAGTACTACTATCCTTGGTTGCCGGCAAGATGTTCTTTCTGTGATAAGTGGGGGCATGGGGAATCAGTGTGTGCTAAAAAAGGtaaagagaagaagaataagGTGGGATCATGCTCTCCAAGACAAGTTGAGGGAAGTGCAGTTAAAGGGATGAGTTTGGATGTTCATAAGGTTCAACAAGGGGGGAGCAGTGAGTTAGAAGGGGGGAAGCTGGATGTTGTGAATGAGATAGATGATAAGGAAGTTTCAGGTTCGGTGGAGAGGGTAACAGATGGTTCGGAAGTGAATGTCAATGCTTGGGCTCGGGTCTCTCCTGGGAAGACAGGGAAAGTCAACAATTCTGGGAATAAGAGCTCTGAGGTTATACAAATATCTGCTTCGAAATATTCAGTGCTAGATATGAATGAAGAAGAGGAGGGGGAAATAATTGCTGATGAGGATGAGGTGGGTGTTGGGAAGGATCAGTTATCAGAATGCGATCTTTTGGAGGATGAGATTTTAGATCAACAagacaaagagaagatgaagtcAGGTATGAAGAAAGGTAGAGGAAGAGGTCAGAAGGCTAAGACTCAGGCTGTTAACACAGTTAAGAGTATAAGGTCTTCTCGCCGAATCAACTAA